One part of the Acetoanaerobium sticklandii genome encodes these proteins:
- the yajC gene encoding preprotein translocase subunit YajC gives MNVQQLSSLVIPFIFLIIFYLLLIRPQQKREKSIKEMRNSLKVGDNVVTIGGMVGKIVKIFEDEVTIEIGSDKTKITLEKWGIARVKQ, from the coding sequence ATGAATGTTCAGCAATTAAGCAGTTTAGTTATACCTTTTATTTTTCTAATCATATTTTATTTATTGTTGATAAGACCTCAGCAAAAAAGGGAAAAATCTATTAAAGAAATGAGAAATTCTCTTAAAGTTGGAGACAATGTTGTAACAATAGGCGGTATGGTAGGGAAAATAGTAAAAATCTTTGAAGATGAAGTCACCATAGAAATCGGATCAGACAAAACTAAGATAACTCTTGAAAAATGGGGTATTGCGAGAGTAAAACAATAA
- the tgt gene encoding tRNA guanosine(34) transglycosylase Tgt: MSAIRYELIKTCKQSGARLGKIYTPHGVIDTPIFMPVGTQATVKSMTPEELKVMDARIILSNTYHLYMRPGHELIEKAGGLHKFMNWDRAILTDSGGFQVFSLGPLRKIVEEGVHFRSHLDGSKHFISPEKAIEIQNSLGADIIMSFDECAPYPSEYNYVKKSLERTTRWAKRGKEAHKYPEKQALFGIVQGGMYKDLRTQSANELMEIDFPGYSIGGLSVGEPKPIMYDVLEHTTPLLPKDKPRYLMGVGSPDDLIEGVIRGVDMFDCVLPTRIARNGTAMTSQGKVVVRNATYQEDFTPLDPNCNCYTCKNYSRAYIRHLVKANEILASRLITNHNLHFLLNLMHEVRTAIKEDRLLDFKKDFYSKYGL, from the coding sequence ATGTCGGCAATAAGATATGAATTAATTAAAACATGTAAACAGAGTGGTGCTAGGCTGGGTAAAATTTATACTCCTCATGGAGTAATTGATACACCTATTTTTATGCCTGTTGGTACTCAAGCAACTGTAAAATCTATGACTCCAGAAGAATTAAAAGTAATGGATGCCAGAATAATTTTATCCAATACATATCATTTATATATGAGACCTGGTCATGAGCTTATTGAAAAAGCTGGAGGGCTTCATAAATTTATGAACTGGGATAGAGCAATTCTAACAGATAGCGGAGGGTTTCAAGTTTTTAGCTTAGGACCTCTTAGAAAAATAGTAGAAGAAGGTGTACATTTTAGATCTCATCTTGATGGCTCAAAACATTTTATAAGTCCAGAAAAGGCAATAGAGATTCAAAATTCATTAGGTGCAGATATAATTATGTCATTTGATGAATGTGCACCATATCCTTCTGAATATAATTATGTAAAAAAATCTCTAGAAAGAACAACAAGATGGGCAAAAAGAGGAAAAGAAGCTCATAAATATCCAGAAAAGCAAGCTTTATTTGGAATTGTTCAAGGTGGCATGTACAAAGATTTAAGAACTCAATCAGCAAATGAGCTAATGGAAATAGATTTCCCAGGATATTCTATTGGTGGGCTATCTGTAGGTGAACCTAAACCGATAATGTATGATGTTTTAGAGCATACTACGCCTCTACTTCCAAAAGATAAACCTAGATACTTGATGGGTGTAGGAAGCCCAGACGATTTAATTGAAGGAGTAATAAGAGGAGTAGATATGTTTGACTGTGTACTTCCTACTAGAATTGCGAGAAATGGAACGGCAATGACTAGCCAAGGAAAGGTTGTTGTTAGAAATGCTACTTATCAAGAGGACTTTACTCCACTTGACCCTAATTGTAATTGTTATACTTGCAAGAACTATTCTAGAGCGTATATTAGACATCTTGTTAAGGCAAATGAAATTTTAGCTTCTAGATTAATTACTAACCATAATCTACATTTTCTTTTAAATCTAATGCACGAAGTTCGTACAGCAATAAAAGAAGATAGGCTATTAGATTTTAAAAAAGATTTTTATTCTAAGTATGGCTTATAA
- the queA gene encoding tRNA preQ1(34) S-adenosylmethionine ribosyltransferase-isomerase QueA, giving the protein MKTNDFYFDLPEDLIAQVPLKNRDESRLMTLDKNTGEVKHKTFRDILECLNDNDILVLNNTRVIPARLFGFKAETNAEIEILLLSRKDINTWEALTKPAKRLKLGTKIIFGDGLLIGIVKELQEDGIRTIEFEYEGIFEDVLDRLGNMPLPPYIHEKLEDKERYQTVYSKVTGSSAAPTAGLHFTPEILLELKNKGVQIEYVTLHVGLGTFRPVKAESIFDHTMHKEYFEIAEDVKNRLNEAKKNGKRIVCVGTTSVRTLESSANILNNLDRNSGWTDIFIYPSYEFKFVDAMITNFHLPESTLIMMISAFAGKTYIMDAYEEAIREKYRFFSFGDAMYIF; this is encoded by the coding sequence TTGAAGACAAATGATTTTTACTTTGACCTACCTGAAGATTTAATAGCTCAGGTTCCACTCAAAAATAGAGATGAATCAAGATTAATGACATTAGATAAAAATACTGGAGAAGTTAAGCATAAAACCTTTAGAGATATTTTAGAATGTTTGAATGATAATGATATTCTTGTTTTAAACAATACACGTGTTATTCCAGCTAGATTATTTGGATTTAAAGCAGAAACCAATGCAGAAATTGAAATTCTTTTACTTTCCAGAAAAGATATAAATACATGGGAAGCTCTAACCAAGCCAGCAAAGAGATTGAAGCTCGGAACGAAGATAATCTTTGGAGATGGGTTACTTATTGGAATAGTAAAAGAATTACAAGAAGATGGTATAAGAACTATAGAGTTTGAATATGAAGGTATTTTTGAAGATGTTTTGGATAGACTTGGTAATATGCCACTACCTCCATATATACATGAAAAACTAGAAGATAAAGAAAGATATCAAACTGTATATTCTAAAGTTACTGGCTCTTCTGCTGCCCCTACCGCAGGGCTTCACTTTACTCCTGAAATTTTGCTGGAGCTAAAAAATAAAGGAGTGCAGATTGAATATGTAACACTTCATGTTGGATTAGGGACATTTAGACCAGTTAAAGCAGAGTCTATTTTCGATCATACAATGCATAAAGAATATTTTGAAATCGCAGAGGATGTTAAAAATAGACTAAATGAAGCTAAGAAAAATGGTAAAAGGATAGTGTGTGTAGGAACAACGAGTGTGAGGACTTTAGAGTCGTCTGCAAATATTTTAAATAATTTAGATAGAAATTCAGGATGGACGGATATTTTTATTTATCCATCATATGAATTTAAATTTGTTGATGCTATGATTACAAACTTCCATTTGCCAGAGTCTACTTTGATTATGATGATAAGTGCTTTTGCAGGGAAGACTTATATTATGGATGCTTATGAAGAAGCAATAAGAGAAAAATATAGATTTTTTAGTTTTGGAGATGCAATGTATATATTCTAA
- a CDS encoding SpoIID/LytB domain-containing protein, whose product MEWLQKEMPASWNKEALKAQAISARNYAIKNLNKYKSLGFDLCTTQNSQVYGGVDAEHVDTNKAVDETRGILAYHSGNVADLFYHSSSGGKTENSENIWSNAVPYLRGVEDPYSLGSPNDYWEYKISKSEIENLLRSKGKNIGNFLGIRIDKISENERILKLTFVGDSGETTIEKEAIRGLFGYSNLKSNWFTINSQNTKNTQSIVSDSYIAALNDLQLFLNKSESNKINGYSNLSNNDIITSQDYLFQGKGYGHGLGMSQYGAKKMAEQGYTFDEILKYYFKGIDVY is encoded by the coding sequence ATGGAGTGGTTGCAAAAAGAAATGCCTGCATCTTGGAATAAAGAAGCTTTAAAAGCTCAAGCTATTTCAGCAAGAAATTATGCAATTAAGAATTTAAATAAATACAAATCTTTAGGATTTGATTTATGTACTACTCAAAATTCTCAAGTTTATGGCGGTGTTGATGCTGAGCATGTTGATACAAATAAAGCTGTAGACGAGACTAGAGGGATTTTAGCGTATCATAGTGGAAATGTTGCAGATTTATTCTATCATTCATCAAGTGGAGGGAAAACTGAGAACTCAGAAAATATTTGGTCGAATGCAGTACCCTACCTTAGAGGAGTTGAAGATCCGTATTCACTAGGTTCTCCGAATGATTACTGGGAATATAAAATTTCAAAATCAGAAATAGAAAACCTTCTAAGAAGTAAAGGTAAAAATATAGGAAATTTTCTAGGAATAAGAATCGATAAAATTTCTGAAAATGAAAGAATTCTAAAACTGACCTTTGTTGGAGATAGCGGTGAAACAACCATTGAAAAGGAAGCGATAAGAGGTTTGTTTGGATATTCCAATTTAAAAAGCAATTGGTTTACAATAAACAGTCAGAACACAAAAAATACTCAAAGTATCGTAAGCGATTCTTATATTGCTGCTCTTAACGATTTACAGCTGTTTTTGAATAAATCAGAATCAAATAAAATAAATGGCTATTCAAATCTAAGTAATAATGATATTATTACTTCTCAAGATTATTTGTTTCAAGGCAAAGGCTATGGACATGGACTAGGTATGAGCCAATATGGAGCAAAAAAAATGGCAGAACAAGGTTACACCTTTGATGAAATTTTAAAATACTATTTTAAAGGAATAGATGTATATTAG
- a CDS encoding SpoIID/LytB domain-containing protein → MKLINKVYIIIAITLVCLTYSQIPAFSNQLANQNIRIGLFFNSTALSQANLKASNLNILNENNSVLGTIFGDASYTISPVNKEIILLDKTYYDLNTALIEIQTSGGLFNNNFVYLTSDGYKTATYSIQADNISSMINSKNIGLFSSAGNPIIVYDNSMKLKFSNSDYQKHIEIQNKPYRGNISFQLDSSNKLTVINTLPIEDYLYGVVAKRNACILE, encoded by the coding sequence ATGAAGTTGATAAATAAAGTATATATCATTATTGCAATTACGCTTGTTTGTTTGACATATTCACAAATTCCTGCCTTCTCAAATCAGTTGGCAAATCAAAATATACGAATTGGATTATTTTTTAATTCTACGGCATTGTCTCAGGCCAACCTTAAAGCATCAAATTTAAACATTTTAAATGAAAATAATTCTGTTTTAGGAACAATATTTGGAGATGCTTCATATACTATTAGTCCTGTAAATAAAGAAATTATATTACTTGATAAAACCTACTATGATTTAAACACAGCTTTAATTGAAATACAGACTTCTGGTGGCTTATTTAATAATAACTTCGTATACTTAACATCTGATGGGTATAAAACGGCTACTTACTCGATTCAAGCGGACAATATTTCTTCTATGATTAATAGCAAAAATATTGGATTGTTTTCCTCAGCTGGTAATCCAATTATAGTTTATGATAATTCAATGAAATTAAAATTTTCAAATTCAGACTATCAAAAGCATATAGAAATTCAAAATAAACCGTATAGAGGAAATATTAGCTTTCAATTAGATAGCTCAAATAAACTTACAGTTATAAATACACTTCCTATTGAGGATTATTTATATGGAGTGGTTGCAAAAAGAAATGCCTGCATCTTGGAATAA
- the ruvB gene encoding Holliday junction branch migration DNA helicase RuvB: protein MFDINQDRLIDSSLKIEDESEVSLRPRNISEYIGQTNAVNQLNIFIEAAKKRNETLDHVLLYGPPGLGKTTLSHIIASEMGVDIKVTSGPAIERAGDLAAILTNLKDKDILFIDEIHRINRNVEEVLYPAMEDYCLDIIIGKGPSARSIRLDIPKFTLIGATTRTGMLTSPLRDRFGVILNLDLYSVEQLLEIVTRSAKILDVPINNDAAIEIARRSRGTPRIANRLLKRVRDYAQVMGDGKITLKIAKESLLVFEVDEEGLDKVDQRLLQSIIKNFAGGPVGLDTLAASIGEDKETIEEVCEPFLIQKGFLNRTPRGRVATDFAYKHFNCKR, encoded by the coding sequence ATGTTTGATATAAATCAAGATAGATTAATCGATTCATCATTAAAAATAGAAGATGAATCAGAGGTATCATTAAGACCACGGAATATAAGTGAATATATTGGTCAGACAAATGCTGTTAACCAATTAAATATTTTTATTGAGGCTGCTAAAAAGAGAAATGAAACTCTAGATCATGTTCTTTTATATGGACCACCAGGACTAGGAAAAACTACTTTGTCTCATATAATTGCTTCAGAAATGGGAGTTGATATTAAAGTTACGTCAGGACCAGCTATAGAAAGAGCTGGAGATTTAGCTGCAATATTAACTAATCTCAAGGATAAAGATATACTTTTCATAGATGAAATTCATAGGATAAACAGAAATGTAGAAGAAGTACTTTATCCTGCTATGGAAGATTATTGCTTAGATATAATAATTGGAAAAGGTCCTTCTGCTAGGTCTATTAGATTGGACATTCCTAAATTCACCCTTATTGGAGCTACAACTAGGACTGGTATGCTTACTTCTCCACTTAGAGATAGATTTGGGGTTATCTTAAATTTGGATTTATATTCTGTAGAGCAGCTACTTGAAATTGTTACTAGGTCCGCTAAAATATTAGATGTTCCTATTAATAATGATGCAGCTATAGAAATTGCTAGGAGATCTAGAGGAACCCCTAGAATTGCTAATAGACTTTTAAAAAGAGTGAGAGATTATGCCCAAGTAATGGGTGATGGGAAAATAACCCTAAAAATTGCTAAAGAATCTTTGCTAGTATTTGAAGTTGACGAAGAAGGACTTGATAAAGTTGACCAGAGACTACTTCAGTCAATAATTAAAAATTTTGCAGGGGGACCAGTAGGTCTAGATACTTTAGCAGCATCGATAGGAGAAGATAAAGAAACTATTGAAGAGGTTTGCGAACCTTTTCTCATTCAAAAGGGGTTTCTAAATAGAACTCCAAGAGGAAGAGTAGCTACGGATTTTGCTTACAAGCATTTTAATTGTAAGAGATAG
- the ruvA gene encoding Holliday junction branch migration protein RuvA produces MLNYIKGILEEKAVDKIVVENNGIGYEILTSLNTIEEINIGEKIKIHTKLLVREDDIQLVGFTSKEELSIFNLLTSVSKIGPKLALSSLSVYKSEKIKLMIVESDINSLVKIPGMGKKTAERVILELKDKIGVVYFTDLESNSEPQLNIGHQAIEALVSLGFSKKESEDVVKKIIKSVGNDTESLHVETLIKNALFELR; encoded by the coding sequence ATGTTAAATTATATAAAAGGAATTTTGGAAGAAAAGGCAGTTGACAAAATTGTCGTAGAAAATAATGGCATAGGCTATGAAATTTTAACTTCACTAAATACAATAGAAGAAATAAACATAGGAGAAAAGATAAAAATTCATACCAAGCTGCTAGTCCGCGAGGATGATATTCAACTAGTTGGATTTACAAGTAAAGAAGAATTATCTATCTTTAATTTACTTACATCGGTTTCTAAAATAGGACCAAAGCTTGCATTATCTTCTCTTTCAGTTTATAAATCCGAAAAAATTAAACTTATGATAGTAGAATCAGATATAAATTCTCTTGTTAAAATTCCTGGGATGGGTAAAAAAACAGCAGAAAGAGTAATATTAGAATTAAAAGATAAAATAGGAGTAGTTTATTTTACAGATTTAGAATCTAATAGTGAACCTCAGCTAAATATAGGACATCAGGCTATAGAGGCTTTAGTTAGTCTCGGATTTTCAAAAAAAGAATCTGAGGATGTAGTTAAAAAAATCATTAAGAGCGTAGGTAATGATACAGAATCTTTACATGTTGAAACATTAATAAAAAATGCGCTTTTTGAGCTGAGATAA
- the ruvC gene encoding crossover junction endodeoxyribonuclease RuvC — protein MIVLGIDPGIAIVGYGIIEYIGNKFKVLDYGVIRTKSDLSYPERLELIFNGLNQIISSYNIDEIAVEELFFCKNVKTAIDVAHARGVIVLCGQLNKKPIYEYTPLQVKQGVSGYGKADKRQVQEMVKLLLNLKTIPKPDDAADALAIAISHCHTSKITGMFRA, from the coding sequence ATGATTGTTTTAGGAATTGACCCGGGAATAGCAATAGTAGGGTATGGAATTATAGAATATATAGGTAATAAATTCAAAGTTTTAGATTATGGAGTTATAAGAACAAAATCTGATTTATCCTATCCTGAGCGCTTAGAACTTATATTTAATGGACTGAATCAAATTATTTCTTCATATAATATAGATGAAATAGCAGTAGAAGAGTTATTTTTTTGCAAAAATGTCAAAACGGCAATTGATGTAGCTCATGCAAGAGGAGTAATTGTTTTATGTGGTCAGTTGAATAAAAAACCTATATATGAATATACTCCTCTTCAAGTCAAACAAGGAGTATCTGGTTATGGAAAGGCTGATAAAAGACAAGTACAAGAAATGGTAAAACTTTTGCTAAACCTAAAAACTATACCAAAACCCGATGATGCAGCAGATGCTTTAGCAATTGCTATATCACATTGCCATACTTCAAAAATAACAGGTATGTTTAGAGCATAG
- a CDS encoding MATE family efflux transporter has product MTKQLELKDEKIWKLLLKFSIPAIIGMMVNALYNVVDRMYIGRLGALAMTGIGLNLPFMTILMAFGMLVGIGSGAIISIRLGQNKKEEAEKILGNAVTLIFIIISIVVVLSYIFKTDLLYLFGASSETIGYADDYISIILAGALFQGLGFGINNIIRAEGNPKIAMYTMLIGAIINIVLDPIFIFTFNMGIKGAALATIISQFVSMVWVFKHFLSEKSNLKLKINNLKLDMSIIKNIFAIGMAPFFMQIAASLVTIISNNALKTHGGDMAIGAMTVINAIAIFFLMPIFGINQGSQPIIGFNYGAGEYKRVKSALKLAVAAGTAVATLGFILTQFYTVGLIKIFNDDLELIKFTTTGMKIFLAMLPLVGFQIVSSNYFQAVGKAPKSMFLSLLRQVIVLIPMLIILPKYLGLTGVWLAGPISDFTASIVTAVFLYNEMKHLNDSHENKIKSANSMEIPSI; this is encoded by the coding sequence ATGACTAAACAATTAGAGCTAAAAGACGAAAAGATATGGAAGCTATTGCTTAAGTTCTCTATACCAGCAATAATTGGAATGATGGTTAATGCTTTATATAACGTTGTAGACAGGATGTATATAGGGCGTTTAGGAGCTTTAGCTATGACAGGTATAGGACTTAATTTGCCATTTATGACTATTTTGATGGCTTTCGGTATGCTCGTGGGTATTGGATCTGGAGCAATAATTTCAATCAGATTAGGCCAAAATAAGAAAGAAGAAGCAGAAAAAATTCTTGGAAATGCAGTTACATTGATTTTTATAATAATATCAATTGTTGTAGTGCTTTCTTATATTTTTAAAACAGATTTATTATATTTATTTGGAGCGAGCAGTGAAACTATTGGATATGCCGATGACTATATTTCAATTATCCTAGCGGGAGCACTTTTTCAGGGCTTAGGTTTTGGTATTAATAACATCATTAGAGCCGAGGGAAATCCTAAAATAGCAATGTATACAATGCTTATAGGCGCAATTATAAATATAGTTTTGGATCCTATTTTTATATTTACTTTCAATATGGGGATTAAAGGAGCAGCACTGGCTACTATAATATCTCAGTTTGTATCAATGGTTTGGGTATTTAAACATTTTTTATCTGAAAAAAGTAATTTAAAATTAAAAATTAATAATTTAAAACTAGATATGAGTATAATAAAAAATATTTTTGCAATAGGGATGGCCCCTTTTTTCATGCAAATAGCAGCTAGCCTTGTAACTATTATTTCTAATAATGCATTAAAGACTCACGGTGGAGATATGGCAATAGGAGCAATGACGGTGATAAATGCGATAGCAATATTTTTTCTAATGCCTATTTTTGGCATTAATCAAGGATCACAACCTATAATTGGGTTCAACTATGGTGCTGGAGAATATAAACGAGTTAAAAGCGCACTAAAGCTTGCGGTAGCTGCGGGGACAGCAGTTGCGACCTTAGGATTTATATTAACTCAGTTTTATACTGTAGGCTTGATAAAAATATTTAACGATGATCTTGAGCTTATAAAATTTACAACTACAGGAATGAAAATATTTTTAGCAATGCTTCCGTTAGTAGGTTTTCAAATTGTAAGCTCAAATTATTTTCAAGCAGTGGGAAAAGCTCCAAAATCCATGTTTTTAAGTTTGCTTAGACAAGTTATAGTTTTAATTCCTATGCTTATTATCTTACCTAAGTATTTAGGGCTTACTGGTGTATGGTTAGCTGGACCGATTTCGGATTTTACAGCTTCAATTGTAACTGCAGTTTTTCTTTACAATGAAATGAAGCATTTGAATGATTCTCATGAAAATAAAATTAAATCGGCGAATAGTATGGAAATTCCAAGCATATAG
- a CDS encoding MarR family winged helix-turn-helix transcriptional regulator, with protein MKKTYDYHEFNPGKYISMLYRHGRCYMDTAMSKFEIGSGQYTFLFYLYKDNGASQDEISKALDIDKATTARAITKLEDKGFITRESDESDKRVNRIYLTEKSIEIKEEMINFSKQWSEIILEDISETEKENLRSLLYKISENASKYKKNRCRKGEKND; from the coding sequence ATGAAGAAAACCTATGATTATCATGAGTTTAATCCGGGAAAATATATATCTATGCTATATAGGCATGGAAGATGCTATATGGATACTGCTATGAGTAAGTTTGAAATTGGAAGTGGACAATATACATTTTTATTTTATTTATATAAGGATAATGGTGCTAGCCAAGACGAAATAAGTAAAGCGCTTGATATAGATAAAGCCACTACAGCAAGAGCTATTACAAAATTAGAAGATAAAGGATTTATAACAAGAGAATCTGACGAGAGTGACAAACGTGTCAATAGGATATATCTTACAGAAAAATCTATCGAGATAAAAGAAGAAATGATAAATTTTTCTAAACAATGGAGTGAAATTATACTAGAGGATATATCTGAAACTGAAAAGGAAAATTTAAGAAGTCTACTGTATAAGATATCAGAGAATGCTTCAAAATATAAAAAAAATAGATGTAGAAAAGGTGAAAAAAATGACTAA
- a CDS encoding alpha/beta hydrolase family protein: MGKIKKNDLLKMKFLSNLSISPDNKYLAVSVSQVDSETKGYESNIHIYDIEQNKWGQYTGSGLDNSFIWDMNLPIIYINSLRDVKDKEKRKNGYEISTIYQLDLFKGEAIKKYIIPKNIKSFKQISEFKFIFSADYFLGTKDFYLLSDEEKELEVKKRKDKDGFEVIENLPFWENGSGFIHNSITKIYTYDAENDKIKNISDILGDDIDVYDFQLDPTKSKVVVIYGTKLGKMDLKNKLAIIDIENKKVIFDYSDKKYNISSAFMFDENNLIVSATAMENYGINENPKFYKVNFDTLDFECLNSDFDMSLWNSVGTDIRLYSSENLKQTNNKLYFISTLGYSSNIFELDLKGNLKQLTNNTGSVDEYVVTDKGIFFIGLRNMVPQEIYRVSNSEEKISNFNDYISEKREIIYPNHFCVKDSDNYSIDYWVMKPYKFKADKKYPLIIDIHGGPKTVYGEVYYHEMQYWAAEGFAVLFCNPRGSDGKGDEFADIRGEYGKVDYDNIMLCLNQAIKTNPFIDTDKMYVTGGSYGGFMTNWIIGHTDIFKAAATQRSISSWTSMYGTTDIGYYFATDQTASDPWNSYDKMWSQSPMKFYNNIKTPTLIVHSDQDYRCWLSEALQLFTSLKHNDVDSKLIIFKNENHELTRSGRPDNRIKNLEEITEWFKKYL, encoded by the coding sequence ATGGGGAAAATTAAAAAAAATGATTTGCTTAAAATGAAATTTTTGTCTAATTTATCAATATCGCCTGATAATAAATATCTAGCAGTTTCTGTCTCTCAAGTAGATAGTGAAACAAAGGGATATGAAAGCAATATTCATATATATGATATTGAACAAAATAAGTGGGGTCAATATACTGGCAGTGGATTAGACAATAGTTTTATTTGGGATATGAATTTACCTATAATATATATAAATTCCTTGAGAGATGTTAAAGACAAAGAAAAGAGAAAAAACGGCTATGAAATATCAACAATTTATCAATTAGATCTGTTTAAGGGTGAAGCTATAAAGAAATATATTATTCCAAAAAATATTAAGTCTTTTAAACAGATTTCTGAATTTAAGTTTATATTTTCAGCAGACTATTTCCTTGGTACAAAAGACTTTTATTTATTATCGGATGAAGAGAAAGAACTAGAAGTAAAAAAAAGAAAAGATAAGGATGGTTTTGAGGTAATTGAAAATTTGCCATTTTGGGAAAATGGATCTGGGTTTATTCACAATTCTATAACTAAAATCTACACTTATGATGCAGAAAACGATAAGATTAAAAATATATCTGATATTTTGGGAGATGATATAGATGTATATGACTTCCAATTAGATCCAACAAAATCTAAAGTAGTTGTAATCTATGGAACTAAATTAGGTAAAATGGATTTAAAAAACAAATTAGCTATAATAGATATAGAAAATAAAAAGGTTATCTTTGATTATTCAGATAAAAAATACAATATAAGCAGTGCATTTATGTTTGATGAAAATAATCTTATAGTATCGGCAACTGCTATGGAAAATTATGGCATTAATGAAAATCCTAAATTTTATAAAGTCAATTTTGATACACTTGATTTTGAATGCTTGAACTCTGATTTTGACATGAGTTTATGGAATTCAGTTGGTACGGACATTAGGCTATATTCTTCTGAAAATTTAAAGCAGACTAATAATAAACTATATTTTATATCCACATTGGGTTATTCATCTAATATATTTGAACTTGATTTAAAAGGTAATTTAAAGCAATTGACGAATAATACAGGGTCGGTCGATGAATATGTAGTAACTGATAAAGGAATATTTTTCATAGGCTTAAGAAATATGGTGCCTCAGGAGATATATAGAGTTTCAAATTCTGAAGAAAAAATAAGTAATTTTAATGATTATATATCTGAAAAAAGAGAAATTATTTATCCAAACCATTTTTGTGTAAAGGATAGTGATAATTATAGTATTGATTACTGGGTTATGAAACCATATAAATTTAAAGCTGATAAGAAATACCCTCTAATCATAGATATTCATGGTGGTCCGAAGACCGTATACGGAGAAGTATATTATCATGAGATGCAGTATTGGGCAGCAGAGGGATTTGCAGTATTATTTTGTAACCCTAGAGGTTCAGATGGAAAAGGAGATGAATTTGCTGATATTAGGGGTGAATATGGTAAGGTTGATTATGATAACATAATGCTATGTTTGAACCAAGCTATAAAAACTAATCCATTTATTGATACTGATAAGATGTATGTAACAGGTGGATCGTATGGCGGATTTATGACAAACTGGATTATTGGACATACTGATATTTTTAAAGCAGCAGCTACTCAAAGAAGTATATCTAGTTGGACAAGCATGTATGGAACGACAGACATAGGTTATTATTTTGCTACTGATCAGACGGCATCTGACCCATGGAATAGCTACGATAAAATGTGGAGTCAGTCTCCAATGAAATTTTATAATAATATAAAAACACCTACTCTTATTGTTCATTCTGATCAGGACTATAGATGTTGGTTATCAGAAGCACTACAATTATTTACATCTTTGAAACACAATGATGTAGATAGTAAATTAATTATTTTCAAAAATGAAAATCATGAATTGACCCGTAGCGGAAGACCTGACAATAGAATTAAAAATCTAGAAGAAATAACTGAGTGGTTCAAAAAATATTTATAA